The Scyliorhinus canicula chromosome 11, sScyCan1.1, whole genome shotgun sequence genome contains a region encoding:
- the LOC119973463 gene encoding protein SCO2 homolog, mitochondrial has product MLLSSGGYRSCWRLLAGGGLLKPLPACWSGDGGAALSSASCPTKGERWRFQSTSVITDCSQKMLDPLGTNQLYCSPSSGERLITQSLSILASQITATRPNCPLESVQCIPQLTLCKAPSQHTRKMPQFQTEGRLMTNRSLLSNYYLAPRIVHISPGSSTLLTHRPFSQSKSNRSSRSQVVRPRIRLRTKFMVICLFGAAVMGLWFYVHLEKEQQQKIRRQEQLKKLALGQGDFNLLDQTGKSRTKKDFFGQWVLLYFGFTHCPDICPDELDKISSVVQILDKDGALSPVQPIFITVDPERDGVEEMARYIKDFHSRMVGLTGTAEQIKDLGKAFRVYYSAGPKDEDNDYIVDHTIIIYLLNPDGLFTDYYNRNKSDQEIAESIRSHMKTYVHLFN; this is encoded by the coding sequence ATGCTGCTGAGTTCCGGAGGCTACAGGTCATGTTGGAGGCTGCTGGCCGGTGGAGGCCTCCTGAAGCCACTGCCAGCCTGCTGGAGCGGGGATGGTGGCGCGGCCCTGAGCTCTGCCAGCTGCCCGACTAAAGGGGAGAGATGGCGTTTCCAGTCCACATCTGTAATCACTGATTGCAGCCAAAAGATGTTGGATCCCCTGGGCACTAACCAACTATATTGTTCCCCTAGCAGTGGAGAGCGATTGATTACTCAGAGTTTATCAATCCTGGCATCTCAGATCACAGCAACTCGACCAAACTGCCCACTGGAAAGTGTGCAATGTATCCCGCAACTAACACTCTGCAAAGCACCAAGTCAGCACACAAGAAAAATGCCGCAGTTCCAAACTGAGGGAAGGCTAATGACGAATCGCAGTTTACTCAGCAATTACTACCTGGCTCCCAGAATTGTGCACATTAGTCCCGGCAGTTCCAcactcctgacccacagaccattcTCACAGTCCAAATCAAATAGAAGCTCAAGGAGCCAAGTCGTGAGACCTCGGATCAGACTGCGGACTAAGTTCATGGTGATATGCCTCTTTGGGGCTGCAGTAATGGGATTGTGGTTCTATGTCCACTTGGAAAAAGAGCAGCAGCAAAAGATAAGACGCCAGGAGCAGTTAAAGAAGTTAGCACTTGGTCAAGGCGATTTCAATTTGTTGGATCAGACTGGAAAATCGAGAACTAAGAAGGACTTCTTTGGCCAGTGGGTGCTGCTATACTTTGGGTTCACCCACTGCCCCGACATCTGCCCTGATGAGCTGGATAAGATATCCAGCGTTGTGCAGATCTTGGATAAGGATGGAGCACTATCTCCAGTCCAGCCCATCTTCATCACAGTGGATCCAGAGAGAGATGGGGTCGAAGAGATGGCACGGTACATCAAGGATTTCCACTCTCGCATGGTGGGCCTGACGGGGACCGCCGAACAGATTAAAGATCTGGGGAAGGCGTTCCGGGTATATTACAGTGCCGGTCCCAAGGATGAAGACAATGATTACATTGTGGACCACACCATCATTATCTACCTTCTAAATCCAGATGGGCTTTTCACTGATTACTACAATAGGAACAAAAGTGATCAGGAAATTGCTGAGAGTATCCGCAGTCACATGAAAACCTATGTTCATCTCTTCAATTGA